Below is a window of Gemmatimonadaceae bacterium DNA.
TCGCTTCAAGCGCCACCCCGACGGCACCGCGTCGCTCACCTGCCTGCGCGCGGACGGCACGTCAACCTGGCAACGGCAGAATGGCTCGCTCGGCGCCGTTTTTCCGCCGCACGACCTCACGCACTACGCGGTCGAGACGACCCTCGGCTACCAACGCGGGTTCTATGGCCTGATCGCGCAGGGGTGGGACATCGCCGATTTCGTGAAGCCCTGGCCAAAGGGGCCGATCCCGGTCGAGGCGCAGGAGGTCGAGCTCATCGTTGGCTTCTTCGATACGGAGCGCCGGAGCGTAACGCAGATGTCGGAGACGGAGTTCAATGATCACGCCAAGCGATATGTCGCGGCGCGCAAGTCGCTGAAGCCGGCATCGTTAGGCTCGGCGCCGCGGCTGTCGACGGAGCAGATCGACACTGTCCGGTCGGTTCGATCGGAGCTGTTGACGCGATGGTCGTCGTTGGGTCGGGGTGAGGCGATGGAATTGCTTTTCCCGGGTTGATCTCCGGTCAGAAAGAGGCTCAAGACCGCTTGAGGTCAGGGCCCTGGTAGTCACCGGCCACGCTCAGGCCTGGGCGGCGACGATCGGTCCAGCCCCGACGAGTCGCCGACTTCGCGAATCGACCTTGAGATTCAATCCCTCGAGCGAGCGCGCGCCGAGCAAAACGAGATCGCCTTCCTCGGCGAACACGACGTCGTCCGCGGTCGCAATCCCCTCAGCGTGTACAATGGCAAAACCGATTTCACGCTCTACGACTTGTCCACTGGCCAGCACGAATCGATAGCGCCGCTCGGCGGTGACGCCGAGACCTTCGAGGACGCGTCGCGGGATCCACGTGAGCTCACTGCCAGTGTCTACGAGGACGTCGTTCAGCGCGCGCAGCAGCCCGCGTCGACCCGGATGCTCGACGCTCATGGTGACGCGAAAGGTTCCCATGTCACTCATGATGTGCTTCTGCTCTCAGAATCCCGGCATCTTTTCATCGGCGGTCGGGCCGTAAATCGACGGCACGGGCACGTCGATCAAGCGCAGGTACACGGTGAGCTGCCCGCGGTGGTGAATCAGGTGATTGATGTGCTGGCGGACGACCTCGCCACGCGGCTGCGTAAAGACTGTCCGATCGCCGAACTTTAGCGACCAGTCGACCTTGTAGTCGGCGTCCCTCGCCGCCTTGAACGCGGCGCGGGCGTCGGCGACGTTCTTGTCGAACATCGCGAGCAGGTCTTGAGTCTTCTCGTAACTGTAGCCGACCCCTCCTTTCAGGTTGAGCTCCGTGTTGGTCAGCGTCTGCGCGATCCACCCTGGCATCCACGACACGAGCTGCGTCAGATGGCCTAACGAGAACGACTTCTCGTGCGGCTTCCATTTCCCTTTGTCGGCCGGGACCCGTTCGATGACACGGCGCGTGGTCTTCATTTCCTGTTCGAACTCGGGGAGGAAGTTTTCCGAAATGGACATAGGGCTAGGGGCTGGGGATTGGGGTTAGCGCGTCGCGAACATTGAGCTTAGCCGTGTTCAACCGCATGGCGCCAGAAGGACATGGTGCGCTCGCCGATCACGCGGCCGTGCGATGCATAGATCCCCTCGAGGCACGCGAAGAGCTGTTCGGCGCGCTGCTCGAGGCCCAGGAGGGAGAGCGATTTCAGAATCCGCGTGAGGCGCAGGAAGTTGTGATTGAATGACGTCAGCCAGTTCATGGAGCGATCGGCGAACCTCGGCGCGCGGATGATTCGGTCGCCGGTGATCTCGAGGCCGTAGAAGTCGAGCATGACCTCGAGCGAGCGCTCGAGGTTGCGGCGAAGCGTGTCGTTGGAGCGAAAGCGCGCGATCGTCGCATCGTCGAGAATCGGCGCCTCTGGATTGAACGCACTGCGCTCGGTGAGCGGGAAAAGCCACTGGATGTAGTCGTGATTGTCTTCGAGCTCCTCGTGCGGGAATTGCCAGACATCCGTTAGTCGTCGGCCCGTGGCATCCTGTCCCGTTCCGGAGTAGAAAGCGATGACGGCTTCGTTCATGGCCAGGCGAGCCTAACGAGGCGCGGCAGAATCTCGCCGGCTGTCCCGACGAGTTGTGTGACGTGATGCCCCCACGGCTGTCCCTCCATGTCCGGGTTGACGATCACGACGTCCGCACCGTGCCGCTCTGCGTACCGCGGAACCTCCGTCGCCGGCCACACCAGGTTCGACGTCCCTACCGAGATCAGGAGGTCGCACGCTGCCGCCGCGTCGCGCGCCTGCTCGAGCGCGCCTGCGGGGAGCATCTCTTCGAACATCACGACGTCCGGCCGCAACAGACCACCGCACTTCGGGCAGACCGGATCGGCGATCCATTCCGACCGCACATTGCACTCGAAGCAGCGCGCCTCGCGCAGATTGCCGTGCAGCTCGATGACGTTCTTGCTCCCGGCACGCTGGTGCAGGCTGTCGATGTTCTGCGTCACGAGGAGGAACTCTTCGGCGTGGCGCTCGATCTCGACGATGGCGTAATGACCCGGATTCGGCTCGACTTCCCGTGCCTTCGTCGCGCGTGACGAGTACCAGTGCCACGCGTTAGGCTGATTACGCCGGTAGCCGTCGGGGTAGGCAAAGTTGCGGACGTCGACCTCGTTCCAGAGCGCGTTCGCCGCCGCACGGAAGGTCGGCACGCCGCTTTCGGCGGACACGCCGGCGCCCGTGAAGACGACCACGCGTCGCGCCTTACGAAGGCACGACGCGACGGTTAGAAGCTGCTCATCAGCCATGGGTACTCCGGATGCTACTCCGTGCGTCTTACCAGGGGCACGCGCAACGCCTTCTACAAGTATTCGCCCAACTCTGGTATGAAAGTATTTGCTGTCGCGGACGATCCCAACTATGATTGCCGCGTGCCCCGCACCTGTGTCGCCGTCGTCGGGCCTGGAGAGAACGCGTCCGCCACCGCCATCGCCGACGCAACGACCGTCGGTCGACTGGTCGCCGAGCGTGGATGGGTGACACTCACCGGCGGCCGCGCGGTAGGCGTGATGGCCGCGGCGACGCGTGGCGCGGCTGACGCAGGCGGCCTCACGATCGGTGTGCTCCCGGGCACCGACAAACGCCATGCCGCGCCCGACGTCGCCGTCGCCCTCGCGACGGGACTCGGCGAAGCCCGAAACGCCGTTCTCGTCAGTGCCGCCGACGCCGTCATCGCCTGCGGCATGAGCAATGGCACGGCATCCGAGGTCGCACTCGCTCTCCGCGCGGCCAAGCTAACGGTGCTCGTCAGGCCAGACGCGGATACACGAGCTTTCTTTAGCGCGGCGCACATATGCGACACCCCAGAGCAAGCCGTAGAGTGGCTCGAGCCTCTGCTGTGCTCAGGATGACAATTCCCGCGTCATCTCGATCATCGTCCTTCGAAACCCTGCCCTCTCGAACAACCGCTGCGCCGGCTCATTCTGCTCGGCGGTCGAGAGCACGACGCGCGGCGAGCCTCTTTCTTTCAAGAACGCTAAAGTCGCGTCGAGCAGCTTGCGGCCGACGCCGTGCTGCCGGCGGTCGGGATCGACGATGATATCGTGAATCACGCCAGCGCTATCACGAAGGGACATCCAGTCCTTCCCCTCGACCGCGGCGTACGTGTACCCGATCACGTCACCATCTTGCTCGGCGACGAGCACGCACACGTCGGGGTCCTCGAGCTGCGTCCCGAGAAAATGACCGTACCCCTCGGCAGTGTGACGCGTCGCCGGGATGAAGCGCTTCTTGTCGAACTCATAGTGCGTGCGAACGAGGAGCGCGCCGAGCCGGCCCACGGTCGGCATGTCGTTCAGAGTCGCGCGGCGGACGATGATCTCGGGCACGAGTGCGGAAACTAATCCGCTCCCGCTGGATGCGTCGTCGGCCGATACGCGTCGACCTCGATGACCTGCGTGTCCGCCGCCTGGTCGCCGAGCCGGCGGCCGTCCTCGCGCGCGAGCACGACGATCGGCTCGATGAGCGGGCCCGCGACCGGAACGACGCCGACCAGACCGCCGATGAAGCAGCGCAGCGCCGAACCGCCGGTATTGCACGGCCGATTCGTCTTGACGTTCACGACCATCAGGCCGACGGCCTTTTTCCCGATGCTCTGCCCATTCGGTCGTCCATCTTTCGTGAGACCATAGTACATCGACCACGCGATCGCGCCGAAGAGGTTGATCAACACCGTGGTTTCGGTTTGCCGCGGCAGTTTGAAGATGAGCGCGATTATGCCCGCGACGATCATCGGTCCCATCCCGATGACCTTGTCGATGATGGACGCGCCGAATCGTGCGCCGAGCCGCGCCTTCGGGTAACGCCAGATGATCTCAGCCGGCTCGCGCACCGCCGTTGCGAGCTCCACTCGCTTCGCCGCGCGGCCTTCCGGCGTATCGATGCGGCGATGTGCCGACTCTTCGGCGAGCGCCTGACGAGCTTCCGACGTCAGCGTCTCCGGGTCACACTCGAGCAGGTTTAGCAACTCCTGATCGGCGTAGCTCGCGTAACGCAACCGGAAGTCTTCCAACGTGCGCATGGACTACCGCGTCGGCACGTAAGTATCGAGAGGAATGACCTGCGTTCCTGCCGCGCGATCCCCGAGGCGGCGACCATCCTCGGCCGCGAGCGCGACGATGGGCTCGATGAAGAAGCCGAAGATCGGGACGAGGTTGACCGCTCCCCAGATCAGCGCACGGATCGCTGACTCGCCCTTGGAGCAGGGCTTGTTCGTCGTCGTGTTCACGACCATCAGGTCCATCATCTCCTTGCCGATGCTCTGCCCGTCGTCGCGGCCGTCCTTGGTGAAGCCATACCAGACCGCCCAGCCAATGCAGCCAACGAAGAGGAGGACCGAAGCCGCAGAGCGGCCATTAAATTGATTCGTAATGGCGAGGAAGACCGCGGCAACGATGATCGGGACGACGCAGACGATGCAGTCGATGATGTACGCGAGGAAGCGCGAGCCGAAGTTGGCCTTGACGTAACGCTGAACGCCCGCCGCGCCGGCCGGGGCATACGCGCCGATGCCAGCGACGACCTCGGGCCATCCGGGCGGCAACGTGAGCCCGCGTCGCACGGCTTCGTCGATGAGAGCCTGCCGCGACTCAGGCGTTAGGCGCTCGGGACCGACGTTCATGACTGCGAGCAGGTCGGCGTCCGAGGTACGGGCGTAGCGCTCCCGAAGGGCATCGGTCGTGTACATGTCCAAGGCTCGGCGTGGGGTTCGCCGAGACAATGCAGCGCCGCCTCACGCATTCGCAAGTGCGAACAGTGACTCAGGGCGGGTCGATCCCGATGCTGACGAAACCGACCTCGAGCAACCAGACCGGAGTATCCAAGCCGAAGAACTTGTGGACCGTGACGCCGGTGCGGAGGCCGACGCCGTGAGAGTGGACGACCGCCGCGATGCCCGCATTCAGGCCGGCAACGCCGCCGCCGCCACCGCCACCGCCGGGCGTGAATGCGCCGATCGCGCTCACACCGGCCGAGGGAAGCAGGATGAAGTGTGGCCTGACAAGGGGAACCGTGACGTCGCCCCGAAAGCCGAAGGCTATGATGCCGTTCGCGAAGAGCCACGGCATGGTTCCGAAAGCTATGTCGCCACCGATCCGGCCGGAGCAGACTTGGGTAAAGTTGAGGCCGAACGTGAACAGCTCGGGGACGATTTGACTCCGCACACCGGGGAAGCCTAACGACATGCCGATGAGCCACTCGGCCGGAGCGTTAGCCGCCGTGTCGGGCGGCGTCTGTGCCTGGAGAGGGGCGGCGCCGAGAAGGAGCACGACGAGAACACGTGCGGCAAGCATGAGTACTCCTCGAGAAGTGTGACATCTCACTAACGCGGCAGATGTCGCACTTTCGGCTCATTCCGCTCGTGCGCGGAATTCACGCAGCCCCCATGGCTGACTCACTGGCGGTCATTTCAGCGCAGCCAACGCCGGCCGCGAACGGAAAGGATTGGGTCTCTCGCAGAAGGATTAGGGGAAGGGACAGGCCATGCCGCATCGTGCGCAATGTCCGCTTGCCCCCCATCCGCCGAGCCGAGCAGATTATGGCCATGCCTGCCATGCAACGCCTCTGGAGCGCGCGCGAGGTTCGCGACCTCATCGAGAAGAACGCTTTCGCGACGCCGCGCTACGAGCTCGTGAATGGCGAGCTCCTCGTGACGCCGTCGCCGAATGCGTTGCACCAGGACGCGGCGTACCTCCTGCTTCGGGCGCTGAACGATTACTTCAAGATCGTCCCCATTGCCCACGGATATACGGCGCCCTTGGACGTCGACCTCGAGCCGGAGCTGGTCGTCCAGCCGGACGTCCTCGTTGTACCGATGCGGGAGTTTGAGCGGTTGCGGCGCGAGAAGCTGCCGGTACGCGAGCTCCTGATTGCCGCGGAGATCCTGTCGGCAAGCAGTGGTCGGTTCGATCGTGTCACCAAGCGCGAGCCATATCAGCGGCACGTCAGTGAGTACTGGATCGTCGATCTCGATGCGCGACTGTTCGAACGCTGGTTGCCTAACGATACACGCCCCGAGATCCTGGCCCGGGAGCTGATATGGCATCCGTCGGGTGCGTCCGAGGCTTTCCGCCTCGATCTAGTGCACTACTTCGCTGAGTGCCTCGGCGAGTAAGAAGTCCGCGACCCAATCTCACATCGGGATGAGGGGGCACTGAACATGGCTCGCGCGATTCATGTTGTCCTCTTTGATGGCTTCGCCGACTGGGAACCGGCCCATGCGCTGGCGGAGCTGCGCCGCTGGGGCAAGCGCGAAGTACGCAGCGTCGGATTCACGACTGCTCCGGTCGTTTCCATGGGCGGGCTCCGAGTCACGCCCGACCTCGCGTTGAGCGCGGTGCAGCTGGCCGACGTCGAGCTGCTACTTCTGCCCGGCGGCGACATGTGGCAAGAGGGCGCATACCCGGTGGCCGAGTTGGAGGCGCTCATTCACGATCTGGTGAAAGTGGAGAGGCCCGTCGCCGCGATTTGCGCGGCGACGCTGGCTCTCGTCCGCAGCGGCGTGCTCGATGACCGCAAGCACACGAGCAATGGGCGCGACTACGTCGCGCACTACGCGCCCGATCACCGTGCCGGCGCGCACTACGTCGAATCGCTGGCCGTTCGCGATCGCCACGTGATCACGGCGAGCGGGCTTGGCGCCGTCGATTTCGCTCGCGCCATCTTCGCCGAGCTCGCCGTCTTCACCGCCGAGAACGAGCAACTCTGGTTCGACATGTTCAAGCACAATCGACTCCCCGCCACGGCGCTTTAGTTACGCGACGCGTCGAAACCAATTTCCGTAGCTCATCCGGCACTATCGAACGTCACTACCTGCTGCACGGCCTGCAGGGGCGTTAGCGACTTATCACTCATGGGAACGACCGCCGTTCCGACCGCAAAGAATTCGATCGCGTTCGCGCCCCACCCCCAATTGGATTCCTCCACACGAGCGCCGACGACGCCTGTTCCTCCGCGCTCGAGGGCTTCCGCTTGCATGCGCTCGAGTGCCGCTTCACGCGCCGCGTACGTCGCCTCCGTATAGATCTTCATCTCCTGGTTGCGGCCGACCTGCTTCAGTGCCTGCATGAAGCTCAGATGCGCGATGTGATACACGCATGCACCCATCGATAGACTCACGGGCCGATAGCCCGCTCGTACCAGCTTCCACAGATCCTGGCCGCTCAAATCAGAGGTAAAGGGACGATTGTCCTTGGTCCGGAAGCTTCCTGTTCGTTCCCGATGACGAATGGCGGTGCCGATGGCTTGAAACTCGAGCACGCCCTCTTCCATTGCGTACTCTTTGAACACGAGTCGAACGCCGACGACGCCATCGCCCCCGAGGAGATCCGCCTCCTCTTCCATCCGCGTCATCGCGAGCTCTCGCGCGTCGAACATGGCTTTGGTCAGGACCGGCAGCTCCTGGCTCACGCTCCATTTTTGCCATTGAAAGCCGACGTGGTAGATCGATGAGCCCATCACCAGGCCGAGTGCCTCGAAGCCGACCTGTTCGACGAGTAAGAACTCATCTACCGACAGGTCACTCGTAAAAAACGCGGGACGGTCGCCCGCACCGCGCATTGCGCGAAGTCGTTGCGCAGCTCCACTGGGTAAATTCGCCGTCGACCCCGGAACGTAATTCGGCATGAAGGCTCCTGTTCGTGAAGTGCGAAAGCAAACACGAATGCCCAGTCGCAATCAACGTTTCGTCGAATTCAGCCATTGTTGCAGCGCGTCGCGGCCCTGCTGCGTGCGTCGAAGCTCGACCTCGATCGCGACGCCCAATTCGGCCAGGAACGCTTCGATCTCCATTGGAGTGGTGCGAATCACGACGCCGCGCACCTCTTGCTGCCGACTCGCTTCGAACGAATCGTCGGCACTTCTTCTCAGCACGTAGACGTGTTCGGCAACGGGCAGGCGAACGGCGGTGACACGTCGTCGCAAGAGGGTCCGCTCGACCTTCGCGCCGGGAACGATCGCCGAGAGTGTACTCACCAACTCGTCCAACATCTCATTGCGATCGGCTCTTGTGTATTGCGCGAGCAGAGCGGCGACGGTCACCTCTTCATATGATCCTTCTGAATCAGGCATGAGAGCTCACTGAAACGGACGCGTCATCGGTACGGGGCACCTCGGCATGTTAATCCTCCGCCAGCCGTTGGGCTCAGGACACCAGTGGCAGATTCGCGAGCGCAGGAAGCAGCTGAAGGACCGACTCGCCCCGCTCGAGTGCCGCGAGCATTTGCCGCGTCACATCGATCGTGGTCTCGATCTTTATGTGCGACCCGGCACGCAGACGCTCGATGAAGATGGCGAAGCTCTGCCCTGCCCCGCTCGCGGACGGCCAACGGATTGCCTCGACACCAGCTTCTACAGCGACCTCCGCCACTTCGCGACAGCGTTCCATGCTCTCGTCGACGAGATCGTTCGGCGTGAGTCCCCACGCATCCAATTGCTCGGGCGTGGTCAGATCGACGACAGCCTGCAGTGCGAGATCGAGGCCGAAGATGGATCGTGGGTGCATGTCGCCGAGCGAAACACGATCGCGCGCAGCGCGCCGGCGCAGCTCTTTTATCGCGGTTTGTGGTTCGCGGGAGGCGTAGACGGCGCCCAGCGAGGCAGTGTTGAAGCGGCCGGGGAAACTGCGGCTCGTCTGCGCGGTGCGGCTCAAATCACCGTAGCGCGGCGAGGTGATCCGAAACACGAGCCCGACGACGGGGTTGTCCGTCAGTATCACGGGCGTGACGTGCGGGGCAAACTGGCGTTAGAGCGAAGCGCCCGCGTTCAGGGCGTACAGGACGCCGGTGACGCGATCGACGTGACCATCGACGATCATCTGTCGTGGGGTGCGGTTCTTCAGGACCACCAGTGGCTTGTCGAGCCATGCCTGCGCTGCTCGCGGTTTGGCGAAGAGCGCGTCGAGCTCCTCGAGGAATGCTTCGAATGCTTCCAGCCGCTTGAGGTAGACGGGCGTCGGCTCGCCACCTCTGCCGCCGCGCCAGCGATGCAGCGTCGGCTCGGTCGTGTTGAGCGCCTGCGCGAGTTCGGCGTAGCGGAACCCGAACTCGCTGTGCAACCGCTCTATCGCTTCGAGCTCACGTACGGTCGTGGCCATCTGTCCCTCTGAGAGTGCCCCTCTCAAGGTAGCATATGTTAGTAGCATATGCAAGTAGCATATGCAAGCAATACACATGCATAGGCGGACAGTTTGTCCGGGAGAGCAGATTGAAACGGAGCCGGCATAAGCAGATTCTCAACTTCTACGGCGAGTGACTCCCGAATGTCAAACGCCCAGGCCAACAGCACCGGGGCGTTTGTCGTCATTCTGCGTAGCTCACCAGATCTTTACTCGGTCGGCCGGCGCACGGTACATCTTGTCACTCGGCTGCACGTTGAACGTTTTCATGAACGTGTCGTTGTTCGTGAGCGGGATGAACGCGCGGGCGGGGCCCGGCGAGTGTGGGTTCGTCAGCAGCTGGTTGCGCAGGGCGGCGTCGCGGAACTTCGTGCGCCAGATCTGCGCGTAGCCGAGGAAGAAGCGCTGATCCCCGGTGAAGCCGTCGATGACAGGCGCCTCGTGACCGTGCAGCGAGATCTTGTAGGCGCGGTAGGCCTGCGCGAGACCGCTGTTGTCGCCGATGTTCTCACCCATCGTTAGGCCCGGGTTGATGTGCAGGCCGTCGATCTCATCCAGCGCCGCGTACTCCGCGCCGAGCTTCTGCGTCCGCTCCTGGAATTTCTGCGCGTCGGCCGCCGTCCACCAGTCGCGGAGATTGCCGTAACCGTCCGACTTGCGACCCTGGTCGTCGAAACCGTGGCCGATCTCGTGCCCGATCACCGCGCCGATCGCGCCGAAGTTCACCGCGTCGTCGGCGTCGATATTGAAGAACGGCGGCTGCAGGATCGCCGCGGGAAAGACGATCTCGTTGTTGACAGAGTTGTAATACGCGTTCACCGTCTGCGGCGTCATGCCCCATCGCGTGCGATCGACAGGACGTCCGAGCTGGCTCGCCATGTCGGCGTAGCGGAAGCGCGCCGCGCGCATCGCATTGCCGAGTAGATCATCGCGCTTTACGACGAGCTTCGAGTAGTCACGCCACTTGTCGGGGTAGCCGATCTTCACCGTGAAGTGCGCGAGCTTGTCCTGCGCTTGCTGTTTGGTCGCGGGCGACATCCACTCGAGGCTGTCGATCCCGACCTTGTAGGCCGCGAGGATGTTCTTCACCAGCCCGTCCATGCGCGCCTTCGCCTCGGGCTTGAAATATTGCTTGACATAGAGCTTGCCCGCGGCCTCACCCATGGCGCCTTCCACGTCCGCGACGCCGCGCTTCCAGCGCGGGCTCATCTCCTGCTGACCGGCGAGGGTCTTGTTGCGGAACTCGAAGCGCGCGTTCTGGAACGCGGCCGGCAGCTGGTCGGCGTAGTCGTCGAGAAGCTTGAAGGTGATGTACTCGCGCCAGGTGGAGACCGGTGTGTTCGCGAGCACGTCGTTCATCGCCTTCACGTAGTCAGGCTGGTTGACGATGACGTCCGTCCCCTTGCTCAGCCCGGCCGCGTCCAGATACGAGTTCCAGTCATACGCCGGCGTCGCCGCCTCGAGCTGCGCGCGTGAGAACTTGTTGTACGTCAGGTCGCGATTGCGACTCTTGGCACGGTCCCACTGAGGCGTCGCGATCTGAGTTTCGAGCGCGAGAATGCGCGCCGCCGCGCCCGCCGGATCCGGCTGGTGCGCGAGCGTGAACACTGTCGCGATGTAGTTCTCGTACGCCGTCCTGATTGCGAGCGTCTTCGCGTCCGTCCGGAGGTAGTAATCGCGGTCAGGCAGGCCAAGCCCGGACTGGCCGATCTGCACGATGTTCACCGTCGATTGCTTCGGGTCCTGCCCGACGCGCACGCCGAAAGGATTCGCGATCCCTATCTGCGCGAACTTCGCAAAGGCGGCCGGCAGTTCCTTCGTCGACTTCACTGCAGCAATCTCGGCGAGGGTTGGCTCGAGCGGCTTGATGCCGAGCTGTTCGACGCGAGCCGAGTCCATGTAGGAGCTGTACAGATCGCCGATCTTGCGCTGCTCGGAGCCCGCGGGCGCGTTCGACTCGGCCGCGTTCTCGACGATCTGATGAATGGCGGCGCGGCTCTTCTCGGTGAGCTCGTTGAACGCGCCCCAACTCGACGCGTCTGCCGGGATCTGCGTGTGCTCGAGCCACGAGCCGTTCACGAAGCGGAATAAGTCGTCTTGCGGACGGACGGCGCGGTCGAAGTTCGTGGTATCGACGCCGAGCGCGCGAACGGGTGCGGCTTGCTGCTGCTGGGCCGCGGCGGACACAGCGAGCAATGCGGACGCGGCCGCGGCGAGCGGGTAGCGGAGATGAGAATGCATGTGACTGCTAATAGGGGCTAGGGGACAGGGACTAGGGGCTAGAACCATAGGGTGCGCATTCGTCTACACACGGTACGCGGTGGATGGTCCCTAACGCTGCAGATCCTCGTGATTCGGCACCGGGCCCAGCCACTCAGCGCGCGGTCGAGGCCGAGATCCAGAAGCGAGAGCTGAAAGTTGAGATTTCGCTCACGGAAGTCTTTGCGGGGCTCTGAGTAGCCAAATGGCCTGCCGATATCGGCAGGCCATTCTCTTTTGCCATGCTGC
It encodes the following:
- a CDS encoding DinB family protein, yielding MSISENFLPEFEQEMKTTRRVIERVPADKGKWKPHEKSFSLGHLTQLVSWMPGWIAQTLTNTELNLKGGVGYSYEKTQDLLAMFDKNVADARAAFKAARDADYKVDWSLKFGDRTVFTQPRGEVVRQHINHLIHHRGQLTVYLRLIDVPVPSIYGPTADEKMPGF
- a CDS encoding opioid growth factor receptor-related protein, which gives rise to MNEAVIAFYSGTGQDATGRRLTDVWQFPHEELEDNHDYIQWLFPLTERSAFNPEAPILDDATIARFRSNDTLRRNLERSLEVMLDFYGLEITGDRIIRAPRFADRSMNWLTSFNHNFLRLTRILKSLSLLGLEQRAEQLFACLEGIYASHGRVIGERTMSFWRHAVEHG
- a CDS encoding NAD-dependent deacylase, whose product is MADEQLLTVASCLRKARRVVVFTGAGVSAESGVPTFRAAANALWNEVDVRNFAYPDGYRRNQPNAWHWYSSRATKAREVEPNPGHYAIVEIERHAEEFLLVTQNIDSLHQRAGSKNVIELHGNLREARCFECNVRSEWIADPVCPKCGGLLRPDVVMFEEMLPAGALEQARDAAAACDLLISVGTSNLVWPATEVPRYAERHGADVVIVNPDMEGQPWGHHVTQLVGTAGEILPRLVRLAWP
- a CDS encoding GNAT family N-acetyltransferase, with translation MPEIIVRRATLNDMPTVGRLGALLVRTHYEFDKKRFIPATRHTAEGYGHFLGTQLEDPDVCVLVAEQDGDVIGYTYAAVEGKDWMSLRDSAGVIHDIIVDPDRRQHGVGRKLLDATLAFLKERGSPRVVLSTAEQNEPAQRLFERAGFRRTMIEMTRELSS
- a CDS encoding RDD family protein; its protein translation is MRTLEDFRLRYASYADQELLNLLECDPETLTSEARQALAEESAHRRIDTPEGRAAKRVELATAVREPAEIIWRYPKARLGARFGASIIDKVIGMGPMIVAGIIALIFKLPRQTETTVLINLFGAIAWSMYYGLTKDGRPNGQSIGKKAVGLMVVNVKTNRPCNTGGSALRCFIGGLVGVVPVAGPLIEPIVVLAREDGRRLGDQAADTQVIEVDAYRPTTHPAGAD
- a CDS encoding RDD family protein, translated to MYTTDALRERYARTSDADLLAVMNVGPERLTPESRQALIDEAVRRGLTLPPGWPEVVAGIGAYAPAGAAGVQRYVKANFGSRFLAYIIDCIVCVVPIIVAAVFLAITNQFNGRSAASVLLFVGCIGWAVWYGFTKDGRDDGQSIGKEMMDLMVVNTTTNKPCSKGESAIRALIWGAVNLVPIFGFFIEPIVALAAEDGRRLGDRAAGTQVIPLDTYVPTR
- a CDS encoding Uma2 family endonuclease; the encoded protein is MAMPAMQRLWSAREVRDLIEKNAFATPRYELVNGELLVTPSPNALHQDAAYLLLRALNDYFKIVPIAHGYTAPLDVDLEPELVVQPDVLVVPMREFERLRREKLPVRELLIAAEILSASSGRFDRVTKREPYQRHVSEYWIVDLDARLFERWLPNDTRPEILARELIWHPSGASEAFRLDLVHYFAECLGE
- a CDS encoding type 1 glutamine amidotransferase family protein, whose product is MARAIHVVLFDGFADWEPAHALAELRRWGKREVRSVGFTTAPVVSMGGLRVTPDLALSAVQLADVELLLLPGGDMWQEGAYPVAELEALIHDLVKVERPVAAICAATLALVRSGVLDDRKHTSNGRDYVAHYAPDHRAGAHYVESLAVRDRHVITASGLGAVDFARAIFAELAVFTAENEQLWFDMFKHNRLPATAL
- a CDS encoding heavy metal-binding domain-containing protein, with protein sequence MPNYVPGSTANLPSGAAQRLRAMRGAGDRPAFFTSDLSVDEFLLVEQVGFEALGLVMGSSIYHVGFQWQKWSVSQELPVLTKAMFDARELAMTRMEEEADLLGGDGVVGVRLVFKEYAMEEGVLEFQAIGTAIRHRERTGSFRTKDNRPFTSDLSGQDLWKLVRAGYRPVSLSMGACVYHIAHLSFMQALKQVGRNQEMKIYTEATYAAREAALERMQAEALERGGTGVVGARVEESNWGWGANAIEFFAVGTAVVPMSDKSLTPLQAVQQVVTFDSAG
- a CDS encoding RES family NAD+ phosphorylase yields the protein MILTDNPVVGLVFRITSPRYGDLSRTAQTSRSFPGRFNTASLGAVYASREPQTAIKELRRRAARDRVSLGDMHPRSIFGLDLALQAVVDLTTPEQLDAWGLTPNDLVDESMERCREVAEVAVEAGVEAIRWPSASGAGQSFAIFIERLRAGSHIKIETTIDVTRQMLAALERGESVLQLLPALANLPLVS
- a CDS encoding antitoxin Xre/MbcA/ParS toxin-binding domain-containing protein; translation: MATTVRELEAIERLHSEFGFRYAELAQALNTTEPTLHRWRGGRGGEPTPVYLKRLEAFEAFLEELDALFAKPRAAQAWLDKPLVVLKNRTPRQMIVDGHVDRVTGVLYALNAGASL
- a CDS encoding M13 family metallopeptidase, whose amino-acid sequence is MHSHLRYPLAAAASALLAVSAAAQQQQAAPVRALGVDTTNFDRAVRPQDDLFRFVNGSWLEHTQIPADASSWGAFNELTEKSRAAIHQIVENAAESNAPAGSEQRKIGDLYSSYMDSARVEQLGIKPLEPTLAEIAAVKSTKELPAAFAKFAQIGIANPFGVRVGQDPKQSTVNIVQIGQSGLGLPDRDYYLRTDAKTLAIRTAYENYIATVFTLAHQPDPAGAAARILALETQIATPQWDRAKSRNRDLTYNKFSRAQLEAATPAYDWNSYLDAAGLSKGTDVIVNQPDYVKAMNDVLANTPVSTWREYITFKLLDDYADQLPAAFQNARFEFRNKTLAGQQEMSPRWKRGVADVEGAMGEAAGKLYVKQYFKPEAKARMDGLVKNILAAYKVGIDSLEWMSPATKQQAQDKLAHFTVKIGYPDKWRDYSKLVVKRDDLLGNAMRAARFRYADMASQLGRPVDRTRWGMTPQTVNAYYNSVNNEIVFPAAILQPPFFNIDADDAVNFGAIGAVIGHEIGHGFDDQGRKSDGYGNLRDWWTAADAQKFQERTQKLGAEYAALDEIDGLHINPGLTMGENIGDNSGLAQAYRAYKISLHGHEAPVIDGFTGDQRFFLGYAQIWRTKFRDAALRNQLLTNPHSPGPARAFIPLTNNDTFMKTFNVQPSDKMYRAPADRVKIW